From a region of the Corallococcus macrosporus genome:
- the purE gene encoding 5-(carboxyamino)imidazole ribonucleotide mutase, translating into MAASASTPWVGVIMGGRSDLEHLQPAIDILAELRIPHEVRVVSAHRTPDWMMEYASTAESRGLSVIIAAAGGAAHLPGMVSSKTLLPVLGVPMPTTVLSGFDALLSIVQMPKGVPVGTQAIGKPGAANAALHAAAILALKYPELRERLAAWRKARTDEVLAHREVAG; encoded by the coding sequence ATGGCGGCGAGCGCGAGCACCCCGTGGGTCGGGGTCATCATGGGCGGCAGAAGCGACCTCGAACACCTGCAACCGGCGATCGACATCCTCGCCGAGCTGCGCATCCCGCATGAGGTGCGCGTCGTGTCCGCGCACCGCACGCCGGACTGGATGATGGAGTACGCGTCCACGGCGGAGTCGCGCGGCCTGTCCGTCATCATCGCCGCGGCGGGCGGCGCGGCGCACCTGCCCGGCATGGTGTCCAGCAAGACGCTGCTGCCGGTGCTGGGCGTGCCCATGCCCACCACGGTGCTCTCCGGCTTCGACGCGCTGCTCTCCATCGTGCAGATGCCCAAGGGCGTCCCGGTGGGCACGCAGGCCATTGGCAAGCCGGGGGCCGCCAACGCGGCGCTGCACGCGGCGGCCATCCTGGCGCTGAAGTACCCGGAGCTGCGCGAGCGGCTGGCCGCCTGGCGCAAGGCGCGCACGGATGAAGTCCTCGCGCACCGCGAGGTGGCGGGATGA
- the purK gene encoding 5-(carboxyamino)imidazole ribonucleotide synthase, with protein sequence MSGPMVLPGGTLGILGGGQLGRMMALAARTLGYQVQALDPDSACPSRNVVDRCLTASFTDTAAAEDLARQCDVVTLEIEKVSLGTLNAVARHAPMRPGASVLEVVQHRGRQKAWLAKGGFPLGPWREANSEAELSAAITALGGRCFIKSSEGGYDGRGQYEVKSASEAAVAWKELGERSVVVEAALDLKAELSVLVARGPDGQLAVYPPAFNHHEERILAWSLLPGPLPQAVLTQASQVARDITSGLKVEGLLVVEMFLLGDGSLLVNEVAPRPHNSFHSTEVACLTSQFEQAVRAVCNLPLGSVEVVRPAAIVNLLGDLWLKEGGPRFAQALAMPGVRLHLYGKRDARKGRKMGHLSAVGSTPEDALQRVKAAAAALGM encoded by the coding sequence ATGAGCGGCCCCATGGTGCTTCCCGGAGGAACGCTGGGCATCCTGGGCGGCGGCCAGCTGGGGCGCATGATGGCGCTCGCGGCGCGCACGCTGGGCTACCAGGTGCAGGCCTTGGATCCGGACTCGGCGTGCCCGTCGCGCAACGTGGTGGACCGCTGCCTCACCGCGTCCTTCACGGACACGGCGGCGGCCGAGGACCTGGCGCGCCAGTGCGACGTGGTGACGCTGGAGATTGAAAAGGTGTCGCTCGGCACGCTCAACGCGGTGGCCCGGCACGCGCCCATGCGGCCCGGCGCCTCCGTGCTGGAGGTGGTGCAGCACCGCGGCCGGCAGAAGGCCTGGCTCGCGAAGGGCGGCTTCCCGCTGGGCCCGTGGCGCGAGGCGAACTCGGAGGCGGAGCTGTCCGCGGCCATCACCGCGCTGGGCGGCAGGTGCTTCATCAAGTCCAGCGAGGGCGGCTACGACGGGCGCGGCCAGTACGAGGTGAAGTCCGCCTCCGAGGCGGCCGTCGCGTGGAAGGAGCTGGGCGAGCGCTCCGTGGTGGTGGAGGCCGCGCTGGACCTGAAGGCGGAGCTGTCCGTGCTGGTGGCGCGCGGCCCGGATGGGCAGCTCGCGGTGTACCCGCCCGCGTTCAACCACCACGAGGAGCGCATCCTCGCGTGGTCGCTGCTGCCGGGCCCGCTGCCCCAGGCCGTGCTGACGCAGGCGTCGCAGGTGGCGCGCGACATCACCTCCGGGCTGAAGGTGGAGGGGCTGCTCGTCGTGGAGATGTTCCTCCTGGGTGACGGCTCGCTGCTGGTGAACGAGGTGGCGCCCCGGCCGCACAACAGCTTCCACTCGACGGAAGTCGCGTGCCTCACCAGCCAGTTCGAGCAGGCCGTGCGCGCGGTGTGCAACCTGCCCCTGGGCTCCGTGGAGGTGGTGCGCCCCGCGGCCATCGTGAACCTGCTGGGCGACCTGTGGCTGAAGGAAGGCGGGCCCCGGTTCGCGCAGGCGCTGGCGATGCCCGGCGTCCGGCTGCACCTGTACGGCAAGCGCGACGCGCGCAAGGGCCGCAAGATGGGCCACCTGTCCGCGGTGGGAAGCACGCCCGAGGACGCGCTCCAGCGCGTGAAGGCCGCCGCCGCCGCCCTGGGGATGTGA
- a CDS encoding vWA domain-containing protein has translation MNRTVLFLGLAGGLALTALVLGLPQRSLLPVPPAAVVEPAPPTPAPGPRSSSGSLQVTSRLSHPYVPVGASETYVTVDLTGAEVPGAKRSPVNLAVVIDRSGSMSGYKLQQAKQAARHLVTLLRDEDRLAIVHYGSDVKSLPSLPATAGNRERMLQFIDGIWDDGGTNISSGLMVGRTQLASAMGNGASVNRLILMSDGQPTEGVSDEEGLKSVVKEIRASGITVSSIGVGTDFNEDLMQAFAEYGAGAYGFLEDASKLSTLFQRDLQQATTAVARNVELSFELPPGTTLDEVLGYRAHQAGNTVRVALPDFSAGQVERVVARLHVTGTAAGQSVQVAGLKVAYTDLLVHKNVEDQSTLAAVATDVREEVVQRQDKEATVYAARARSAQNLQKAAEAMSQGRKDEAKGYLSQNQALFMEAGAVAGAAAVAADQADQARAMQEYDDAQTEEAQKAAVKNSKVKALKSFGRMGSTY, from the coding sequence ATGAATCGTACGGTCCTCTTCCTCGGCCTGGCTGGTGGCCTCGCCCTCACCGCGCTGGTGCTGGGCCTGCCCCAGCGCAGCCTGCTGCCCGTCCCGCCGGCCGCCGTCGTGGAGCCCGCCCCGCCCACGCCGGCCCCGGGGCCGCGCTCGTCCTCCGGCAGCCTCCAGGTCACCAGCCGCCTGTCGCATCCCTACGTGCCGGTGGGCGCCTCGGAGACGTACGTGACGGTGGACCTCACCGGCGCGGAGGTCCCCGGGGCGAAGCGCAGCCCGGTGAACCTGGCGGTGGTCATCGACCGGTCCGGGTCCATGAGCGGCTACAAGCTCCAGCAGGCGAAGCAGGCCGCGCGGCACCTGGTGACGCTGCTGCGCGACGAGGACCGGCTGGCCATCGTTCACTACGGCAGTGACGTGAAGAGCCTGCCGTCCCTGCCGGCCACCGCGGGCAACCGCGAGCGGATGCTCCAGTTCATCGACGGCATCTGGGACGACGGCGGCACCAACATCAGCTCGGGGCTGATGGTGGGCCGCACGCAGCTGGCGTCCGCCATGGGCAACGGGGCCAGCGTCAACCGCCTCATCCTGATGAGCGACGGCCAGCCCACCGAGGGCGTGTCCGACGAGGAGGGGCTCAAGAGCGTGGTGAAGGAGATCCGCGCCTCCGGCATCACGGTGAGCTCCATTGGCGTGGGCACGGACTTCAACGAGGACCTGATGCAGGCCTTCGCGGAGTACGGCGCCGGCGCGTACGGCTTCCTCGAGGACGCAAGCAAGCTGTCCACCCTCTTCCAGCGCGACCTGCAGCAGGCCACCACCGCGGTGGCGCGCAACGTGGAGCTGTCCTTCGAGCTGCCCCCGGGCACGACGCTGGACGAGGTGCTGGGCTACCGCGCGCACCAGGCCGGCAACACCGTGCGCGTGGCGCTGCCGGACTTCTCCGCGGGCCAGGTGGAGCGCGTGGTGGCGCGCCTCCACGTGACGGGCACGGCGGCGGGCCAGTCCGTGCAGGTGGCGGGGCTGAAGGTCGCGTACACGGACCTGCTCGTGCACAAGAACGTGGAGGACCAGTCCACGCTGGCCGCGGTGGCCACCGACGTGCGTGAAGAGGTCGTCCAGCGCCAGGACAAGGAGGCCACGGTGTACGCGGCCCGGGCCCGCAGCGCGCAGAACCTCCAGAAGGCCGCGGAGGCGATGAGCCAGGGCCGCAAGGACGAGGCGAAGGGCTACCTGTCCCAGAACCAGGCCCTCTTCATGGAGGCGGGCGCGGTGGCGGGCGCGGCGGCGGTGGCGGCGGATCAGGCCGACCAGGCCCGCGCGATGCAGGAATACGACGACGCCCAGACGGAAGAAGCCCAGAAGGCCGCCGTGAAGAACAGCAAGGTGAAGGCGCTCAAGAGCTTCGGGCGCATGGGCTCGACGTACTGA